The following DNA comes from Simkania negevensis Z.
TCAATCGCAATCAACACAAGGCCTCAAGTAGAAGAATATGTATTGATTTTATCTCTGTTCGTTCTTCAGATTTGCATAGCTCCCATTCAGGCAGCTTTTTCTGACTACTACTGCAGAAAAAAAAGCTTGTGTATCGCAATAATGTTCTGCTTGATATCATTAATTATTGTAGCTCTTTACAATATCAATATAACACACTTTTTAACTTCGTTAATCATCATAATACTCTTAAAAGGTCTACTAGGAAATATCATTCCTATTTCACTTGCTGCAGTTGCTGATACTCAAAATAAAAACTTTCGTTTTTCATTCGGTGTTATAACTTCTGCATATGCAATCGGCTATATGTTGATGATCTTTGCAAACTTAAAAATTACTACAATCCAAGCAAACTTTCTCGCAATAATATTTCTATTATTAAGCCTCGCCTTATGCATAACTAAATTTAAAGATAGAAGAGATAAAGACCATCCTTCACAAAAGGAAAAAAGAGAGCTTCTTACAAAAGAACATTCTCACTTCTTCTTTGCAATAATAAAATTCGAAGTCATTCTTCTAATAAAAGACCTCAAAAACAAATGTATAGTAAACGGGCTTTTAGCTTTTTTATTATGGGAGGTTTCTCTCTATAGCGTACTGCTATTATATGTAGATTTCAAAATCATTGGATTTGCTGATATAGCTCTAGCTATGATGATAGGTTATTTATTTGGAGTGATAACTTTAAGATTTACAGGTCTTCTATCTAACAAGGTTATGATTCGCATTGCATATGTATTTCAATGTTTTTCCTTAATGCCTTTTATCATGCATTCCCTCTTTAACTTCTCTCATGTTAACTTACACTTATTGACTGGTTGTTATTTTTTTCACGCTTTTGGAAATGCTATGATAGC
Coding sequences within:
- a CDS encoding MFS transporter, which codes for MFSDVISENYISIAINTRPQVEEYVLILSLFVLQICIAPIQAAFSDYYCRKKSLCIAIMFCLISLIIVALYNINITHFLTSLIIIILLKGLLGNIIPISLAAVADTQNKNFRFSFGVITSAYAIGYMLMIFANLKITTIQANFLAIIFLLLSLALCITKFKDRRDKDHPSQKEKRELLTKEHSHFFFAIIKFEVILLIKDLKNKCIVNGLLAFLLWEVSLYSVLLLYVDFKIIGFADIALAMMIGYLFGVITLRFTGLLSNKVMIRIAYVFQCFSLMPFIMHSLFNFSHVNLHLLTGCYFFHAFGNAMIAPTLFAMFAKQTEHHQMGKIYGLIESTDTLAFLISFLTILTHKSFNYNVNYMVLISFIFALISWIPYKIFEKNRPKIIQTTDT